The genomic window CAATCGGTAAGACACTAAAAGCAGCAAAGAAGCTGACAGGGAGCCAACGACGATGGGATGGCAAAGGCATATCGAGATGGTGCTTATTTGCTAGCAACCATCCATAGATTTTCTATTGCCAGGTAACCTTTTGATGCCAAATCGATTTGCAGAACCAAGGGAGCTGTGGCGCTACACCTCTCCTTGCAAGTGGCTTGAGAAACTGACCTAAATTGGGTTAACGCTTTCGAGTGCTGTGTAAAAAATGGTTTTTCGCACCCTGAGAACAGACACTCGTAGACGTGTTGAGGAAATCATCCATCGCTTAGCGACTGGAGAATCTGTCAGCCTCGAGGAGCGGGCTCAGCTTCAGAAGTATGCACTCCACATTCCTTTTGTTGCAGGCCAATTGAGGAAAGCCCTTAGGCATCGAGAGGAGCTGGAGGCAGATGGACTTATTGAATGATCAGAGGGTTGGCTCGCCACCGTCAGTTCTCTTTCTGAGCTTGCTACCACACTCTTAACTTAAGGAGGCGAGAGTTGTCTTTGCTCATGAATTCTAGATACTCAAGGGTATGGCTTTGCTATTACTCAACATCTTCGCAATGAGCATCTAAACCCTCAATCAGAACTTCATAACGCCGTCTAAGCGACAGTTCTTTGCTAGACGCTTGAAGGTGCCATCTGTTGATCGATGGATTTTTAGTCGCGAAAACCGTACCAGAGACGTTTAAAACGTGATGTCTATCGCCAACCGGCCCTGGTTCTCACGACCTTTTTGGTTCGGTTGAACATTCTGGTGGAGTCAAACTGTAGGGGTCTTGAAGAGAACAATCATGTATTCACTATTCGATTCCGTCTTTGACGTTCCATTCGGCTACAGCATTCCTCGTGATCGCGTTGTTGTGATCCCTGATTCGCAGTACAACAAGCTGCGTGCGCAAGAAAATGAGCGCCAAGTTGCCAAACTTGAAGCTCGCAAAGAGCATCACTCTCAGGTGATTGAGCGCCTTAACGAGCAGATCAGTGAACTGCAAGCTGCACTACCAGCAGCTGAGCCAGACAAAGAGTTAGCGGCCACAAAAGAGTGATCGCTAACGGCAGCTGGAGTGGGACCCATCTGCCGATATTTGCTGGGATACAACAGCACGTTCTAGGGGGC from Prochlorococcus marinus str. MIT 9313 includes these protein-coding regions:
- a CDS encoding guanylate-binding protein; this encodes MYSLFDSVFDVPFGYSIPRDRVVVIPDSQYNKLRAQENERQVAKLEARKEHHSQVIERLNEQISELQAALPAAEPDKELAATKE